In Sphingomonas sp. M1-B02, the sequence CTCAACTCTTCGGTGATACGATGGAGCCACTCGTCGAGCAGCGACTGCGGACGCGCATTGAGCGCCGGGAAGGAGCCGACGATCCCTGCCTTGCACTGCGCGATCACCAGATCGGGCACCGAGATGATGAAGAGCGGCGCGCCGATCACGGGCAGCCGCAGGCGATCGAAGAGCAAGGGAAGGGCCATGCTGGTTTCATAGCGCAACCGGAATGGCTGTCTATCCCGCCCCCGGCGACGCTACGGCATCGGCTTCGCGGGTGAAGGGCGCTGCGCGGGGGTGCGCGCGACTCGGACGCCGGTCAATCGATCCGCTTCAATCCGAAGGCATATTCGCGCTGTTTTTGGGCATAATGCGACGCGCTGGCCCTGAGCATCGCCTTTTGCATGTCGTCGAGCGGACGGACCGCGCGGGCCGGACTGCCGACGATGAGGTGGCCGGGCGGGAAGATCTTACCCTCTGTCACCAGCGCGCCGGCTCCGACCAGGCAATCCTCGCCGATCTCCGCGCGGTTGAGGATCGTGGCCCCCATGCCGATCAACACGCGATCGCCGATCGTGCAGCCGTGGAGGATCGCATGATGGCCGACGGTGACGTCTTCACCCACGGTGCAGGGCGCGCCGGGATCCGAATGGAGCATGGCGCCTTCCTGGATGTTGCTGCGCGCGCCGATCAGGATCGACGTGTTGTCGGCGCGGATCACGGCGCCGAACCAGACGCTGGCCAGTTCGGCGAGGTGGACATCGCCGATCACGTCGGCGCTGGGCGCGATCCAGACCTCCGTGCCGATCTGCGGTTGTCGACCGCCGAACCCGTAGAGCGGCATTCAGGCGACTTGCCCGCCGGACCGCAAGGAAGGCCAGGCTGGGCTCAATAAGCCATTGAAATCTATAGAAGGGCTGGTCATGGTCGGGATGCCTCGCTTCCGATGGCCATCTGGTTAGCGGTCCCCGCGCCGGGCGACAATCCAGGGCAAGCTATTCGCAGCGATATGAGGGGCCGCCACACCGTGATCCGGTGGCCCGACCGTTGCATCAGGGCAACGGCGGCCCGAGCGTCTTGCGCAAACCCCGTCAGACACTTGCAACCAGCAAACAAGCTGTTATTCTAAACCTTGGCGTCGCGTTTCATATAATGGGAAATGAAGGCGGTCGTTGTAGCGTGGTTGTCAAATCGGCGTGTTGTGGGGGAAATCAAAAGCCCAATCCCGCGACAAAAGCGCCCTAGAAAATGCTTCGGGAGAGGGGACGTAATGACTGACCGATCGAAAATGCGCCGCTATATGGGTGCGACCAGCTCTTGGGCCGCGCTCGGCCTGGTGCTCGCTTTCGGCGGGCAGGCTTTGGCGCAGACCGCACCTGATCCCACCGGAACCGTGGTCGATGAAAGCGCGCTCCAGGATGAAGATGCCATCGTCGTCGTCGGTTCGCGCGCGAGCCAGCAATCGGCCAACAACCGCAAGAAGAACGCCCGGACCGCGACCGACTCGATCGTTGCGGACGATATCGGCTCCTTCCCCGATCGCAACGTCAACGAAGCGATTTCGCGCATCCCGGGCGTTGCGCTGAGCCGCAACGAGTTCGGTGAGGGCGACGGCGTTGCCGTGCGCGGCAACGGCCCCGATCTGACCCGCGTCGAGCTGGACGGCATCGGCGTGCAGAGCACCAATGCGCTTGCGATCGCGGGTGCGAGCGGTCGCGGATCGGATCTCCGCGAGCTCCCCGCGGAACTCGTCAAGAGCGTCGACGTGGTCAAGGGCTCCACCGCCGACATGACCGAAGGGTCGCTGGGCGGCACGGTCCAGATCAAGACGCGCACAGGCCTCGATTTCAAGAAGCCCTATGCTTCGCTGCGCGTCGGCGCCGGCCAGAATTCGCTGGGCAAGGATTGGACGCCCGACGTCAACGGGGTGCTTGCGAGCCGCTTCTTCAATGATCGACTGGGTGTCATCGCCAGCGGCAGCTATTCGAAGCTGCAGAACAATGCCCACGGCTATGAGAATACCACGAGCAACAATCGCGGCTATTCGCGCCTGTATGATTTCGACAATTCGCCCGAGAAGACCTTCGCGTTCAATCCTGCCACGGTCGGCACCGACGCTGCCGATGTTGCCATCGCCAACGCCACGGCGCCCGACGGCTCCACTCTGACTCCGCGCGAACTGGTGACGCTTGCGGCCGGTGCTGCGAGCAAGGCGCAGTGCCTGACCATCTTCCCGAACGCCAGTGCCACCGCTGCTACCGGCGTTCGCGCGCAGCGCATCCTGGAACAGCAGACCTGCCTCAATCAGTGGAACGATTATACGCCGTCGCTGATCCGGCATTTCTCGAATACCCAGACCGATGAACGCTATTCGTTCGACGCACGGATGGATTATCGCATCACCGACAATCTGACCTTCTTCGCCAAGGGCACGATCGCCAATCGCAAGGTCCACGACCAGAACCGTAGCCGCACGCCGGTCTCGCTGTTCAACGCGAATCTGAACGGCACTTTCGTCGACACCGCGACCGGGTACCCGCGGATCCGCTCGGTTTCGCCAACCGCACCGGCCGGCTACGCCCTCTTCGATCCGCAGTACGGATTCAACAATGTCGCCAATAACGCCACGCTCGGCAACGTGCTCAACGTGGTGCCCGGCAGCGTCGTGGTCGACAGTGCGCATAACGTTACCCAACTCACGACGACCAACAATTCGGTGACGATCGATCAGATCGAGAACCGCATCGATACTAGCACCAAATATGCCCAGGCCGGCCTGGAGTATCGCAGCGATCGGCTCGAGATCGATCTGTGGGGCGGCTACACCAAGGCGGTCACCAGCCGCGGCGATATGCGCACGCAGCGTTCCTACAATTATGGCGATGCGACGCTGACCTTGCAGCCGAATGGCCTGTGGGACATCGATCTCCCGGCCAATTATGACGAAACCAACCCGAGCAATTTCGTCCAGGTCGCTCCGGCCACGACCGCACTGGCCGCCGTGGTGGCCGGGCCGAATGGTCCAGCCGTGCCTGCTTACTCGATCGCGCAGCAGCCGCTGACGACGCCGAACTTCCAGGTCCAATACACCCCGGCTCTGGGTGAAGCATCGGAGAAGATCGCGAAGTTCGACTTTGCCTACAAGACCGACGAGATTCTGCCCTTCATCACCCGGGTCAAGGTTGGCGCGATGTATCGCAACAACAGCATCAGCCGCTGGAACAATGGCGGCTACACCGCCAAGCCGGCGGTCGGTACCTTTGGTACGCCGGGCTATGTTCCTGCGGTCATCGTGCCGACGGCGATCGTCCGCGGCACGCTGCGGGCATGCCAGCCGACCGCGACCTCGTCGGCAGCAGGCGGCCTGTCGTGCAACTATGGATTCGTCCCCAGCACAAATCCCGCCAATGTTCGCTCTGGCGTCGACACGCTGACTCCGGACCAACTGCGCGAGCTTTTTACGCGCACGCTTGAGCCGGCCGACTCGGACTATTTCGGTGATCTGCCAAACCGGGGCGATCTGCCGCCGTCATGGCAGGGCATTCGGACCGACGAGCTGTTCGCAGCGCTCGGCGCGTCGCAGTTCATGAATTTCGACTGCCTGAAGGAGTGCACGGCGAGCGACGGCAACGTTTATGCGCAGCCCGTCACGCGCGCGAACGAGACGATCAAGAACGTCTATGCCATGGCCGATTTTGAACAGCGTCTGCCGCTCGGCCTGCTGTTCAACGGCAATGTCGGCGTCCGCGGAGTCTTCACCACGGTCGAAGGCTCGGGCCTGCAGACGCTTTCGCAAGTCGCCGTGACGGCTTCGTACAACCCGGCGAACCCCAATGCGACTGCGGGGATCGTCACCACCAGCTATTCGCTGCCGGTCACCTTCGACAGCTCGACGACCGACTGGCTCCCGAGCTTCAACTTCAACCTGTGGGGCTTCAACGAGTCGTTGGTGCTTCGCCTGTATGGCGGCAAGACCATCGCGCGTCCGAACGTCAACAATCTGGTTCCTGCCGGCACCTGCGTCACCTTCGACGAGCGTCAGGCGCTCGATCCGGGCGCCGACGAATTCAACTGCTCGGGCCGCATCGGCAATCCGGGGCTGAAGCCGTTCACTGCTTGGAACTATAACGCCAGTCTCGAATGGTATCCGAACGCGGACACCATGTTCTCGGCGGCCTATGGCAAGCTGGATGTCTCGGTCGGCAACCCGATCCAGGTGACCGAGCTGCGCCAGCCGTTCGCGGGTAGCGCCGAAGTAGATCCGGTCACCGGCGCAGCGCTGGCGGACTTCACCTTCCTCGTCCCGACCTTTGCGAACGGGCCCGGTTACAAGCGCTCGATCTGGGAATTCTCGGCAAAGACGGCGTTCACGTTCCTGCCCTGGTTCCTCAAATATACCGGTGCGGACGCCAACTTCTCGATCCTCGCCTCCGCCGCGACCAGCGGCCAGCAGGACCCCCTGACCGGCGACGTGATGCTGCCGCCCAACGAGTCCAAATATTATACCAACGCCTCGCTTTGGTATGACGACGGCAAGCTGAATCTGCGTGTCGCATATCAGAAGCGCAGCTCGCGTTTCTCGTGCATCACGCCGTGCGGCGGCAATACGACCGACATCAACTATCCGGGCGAGCAGTGGACTAACGTCCGTCTGGTCGCACCGGGCTACAACCCTGGCGTGCCGCGCTTCGAGGACGGCAGCACTTTCATCGACGTCAAGGCCTCGTACAACATCACCCGTAACTTCCAGATCTATGCCGAAGGCCGCAACATGCGGCGCGAGGCGCAGACCGTGTCGACGGGCGAATATGTGCCTTTTGGCGACGGTACGCCCCGCATTCTCCGTCTGAACTATGGCGGCCGGCGGATCATGGGGGGCGTTCGCGTCCAGTTCGGCAACTGAGGCTAAGCGGGCCGCTCTGAAGGGCGGCCCGCCACCTCCGAGATTGGGAAAGCCGGGGAGCGGTGGTAGGAGCATTTGCTCGAAGCCATGCTCACCTGGCTTTTTCCGTTTCAACCGGGGGTTGGAGAGAGATTGATGCGTCGGATCTGGCTGCTGACTTCAGCCCTGCTCGCGCTCGGCGCCTGCGCAGCGCCGCCGATTGCGGGCACCGCGCCGCAAGCGCAGCGCGCCTGCTTCTGGTCCTCGCAAGTCACCGGCTTCGCCGATGCCGGGCCCGACCGCGCTTTGGTGCATATCGGTACCCGCGAGACATGGGAGCTGACGCTGTCCCCCGGTTGCCCCGACGTCGATTGGGCGATGAAACTGGGCGTTCGCGCGCGGGGCGGGGAGCGCATCTGTCCCGGGCGGCCCGCCGAATTGCTGGTTCCGAACGCCAGCGAGAGCGGCTTTCGCCGCTGCCTGGTCCGCAATGTCCGCCGGCTGTCTGCTGACGAGGCCGCCGCTGCACGGGGCATCTGATGCCCCGGGGTCCCGAGCTCGTGACGGCGCTCGTACCTGTCTCGCTGGCAGGCGGACCCGCCGCCGCGCTTCGCCTGCTCGCTGCGCCGGCCCTGGGGGCGGTGGAGATTGCCCGTCCCCCGCTCGATGATCTGCCCTACCGCGACTTCGTGCGGACGCTGCTGGGGCGGCAGGGGTTCAAGCTCGACTTCAATCGGATGACCCCGGACGAGGCGCTCGCCTTGGTCTCCGACCAGCTCCTCGGTCCGGGCGCGTTCCGGCAGGAACGCGGCCTGCTTGCATCCGACATCGCCGAGCTCGCGGATTTCGCGGCGGGGCTGGTGGGCGGGGTCAGGCCGTCGATTTCGGTGCGCACGCTGTTTGCCCCCGGCGACCTCGTCTGGCATCTCGATCGCCTGAGCGAGCCAAGCGCCTTCCGTCTGCTCTGGCCGCTCGGACGGCCCGGCGGCATGCGCTTCACCCCGGCGGACAATGTGGATGCGGGGATGCACCGCGCCTACATGCGCCGAGAACATCCGTTGCTGTGCCAGCTGGATGCGCGCGTGCTACGCGCCGGCGCGGACGTCGAGACCCTCTGGGCGCACCGGCCGGTCCAGCTGGAGGCGATGACGACCGGCCGCTATCCCTTCCTGCGCGATCCGGATTTGGAGGTTGCGGTCCACCCCGATGCCGCCAGCATCCACCGGGTCGAGACCGGATCGCAGCCGGGCACCTATCATCGCTCTTCCTGGGCCAATCGCCGTGCGCCGGGGTTCCAGATCGTGATCACTGCCGCGTCGGGGCCGGCATGATCGCGCGCCGCGCTTTTGGCCGTACCGGCATCGAGGTGTCTTCCTGCACCTTCGGCACCGCCGCGCTGGCGGGGAGCGATCTCATGGAAGCGAAAGCGGCGCTCTCGCTGGCGTTCGAGCGCGGCGTGAATGCAGTAGAGGTTGATGCCGGCGACAGCGCGTCGATCGATCTTCTGGGCGGCATGCTCCAGCGCGAGGGCGCGCGCGATCGGATGCATGTCCTCGCGCGGCTGACCTCGCTGCTGCCGTTCGATCTGCCGTCACCGCACGTCATGGTCGGCCAAGCCTATCCTGGCCGGCAACTCCGCGCCGAGACCGAGGCGCTGCTCAGGCAGTTGGGAGTCGAGCGGCTGGGGATTGCGATGCTCCACGCCTGGTGCCCCGAATGGCTGCGCGAGGGGGACTGGATCGAGACGCTCGATCGGCTGCGGCAGGAGGGCAAGATCGCCGGCTTCGGCATCTCGCTGTTCGATCATGACGTCGATGCCGGGCTGGAGGCGGTGACCAGCGGGCTGATCGACGCCGTGGAGGTGATGTACAATATCTTCGATCAGGGCGCGGCGGCGGCGCTCTTTCCACTGTGCCAGCGGCACGGCGTCGCGGTGATCGCGCGCGCGCCGCTATATTATGGCGCGCTGGCCGGGGCCAACCTCGCGCGAGGCGACTGGCGGGCGGGCTATTTCTACGACGCGCATCGCAAAGAGACCGAGGCGCGGGCAGGGCGCATCGCGGAGCCAGGAGAGGCGATATCGGATCTGGCGCTGCGATTTGCCCAGTCGCATCCTGCGGTATCGACTGTGGCGGTGGGGATGCGGACGCGTGCGCAGGTCGAGGCCAATCTGCGCGCGTTCGAACAGGGTCCGCTGGATCCGGAGCAGCAGGGCTCGATGGCAAAGCATGCCTGGCTGTGCCTAAGCCCCCACCGCGCTGGGTCCAGCGCGGTGGGGAGAACATCCTAGAAGGCGACTCGCACGCCGCCAAAGGCGCCGCGGCCCTGAGTGGCGAAGCTGAACACCTCCTCATAGCGCTCGTCGAAAAGATTCTCGACGCGGCCGAACAGCGAGACCTTGTCGCTGATCTTGTAGTCCGCGTTGAAATTGACCAGCACGAACTCCTGCAGCGAAACGACCGGCGAGCTCGCATAGGTCGGATCGGTGAAGGTGATGTCGGTCATCCGGCCGTTGTAGCGGACGGTGAGCGTGCCAGCGAAACGCTCGTCCTTGCTAAGCACAGTCGCGTTGAAGCTTCCCAAATGCTTGGGCCGGCGGACTTCCTCGGCACCATTCTCCTCGGCGTCGAGATAGGTGTAGGTCGCGTCGAGGCGAAGCTGCGGGATCGGTCGCGCGCTGACGAAGATTTCGACGCCGTGCTGCCTGGAATCGGTCGTGCGGTTGCCCGGGGTCGCGACGAAGATGGGGGCGGGATAGGTCGTGTAGATCTCGTCCTTCAGCGTCGAATCGAAATAGGTCGCGCCGATCGTCGCGCGGCCCTCGCCGAAGCTCTGCTCGATCCCGGCCTCCCAGCCTTCGGACTTCTCTGGCTTCAGGTTCGGATTGCCGATGTAGCGTCCGTCCGAATAGCCGTAGAGTTCGAAATAGCCCGGGTTCTTGACGCCGGTGCCATAGGCTGCGCGGATCCGCGTGTCGGTCGGGAGGCGATAGCTTCCCTGGACGCGCCAGGTCGTGGGATCGCCGAAGCGGTTGTTGTCGTCGTGCCGCACCGAGCCGCCGAGCGACAGCCGATCGGCCACCGTCAGCTCATATTGACCGACCAGCCCGAGATTGTCGGTATCGCGCTTGCCCTGGAACGCGAAGGGGGAGGGGGTGATGTTCCGGAAGCTTTCGCGTTCCAGATCCACCGCGCCGGTGATCCGATGGACGACGCTACCGGTGCCGAAGCGGAAACTCGAGACGAAGGAGGCCTTGTAGCGCTGACCCTTGTCGCCGCTGTCTAGGCCAGCCTGATTGTATCCTTTCCGGGTCGTGTCGGCGAACTGCGCTGAGAGGGCGTTGGTCCAGCGACCGTCGAGTGCCGTCAGTTCGGCGCTGACGAGGCCGTAGAAAGCGCGGTTGTTGAAGCGCACGCCGGGGCTGTCGACGATCGTGCCGAAGCGGGGGCTGGCCGGGTTTAGCTCGCTATTGTTCGAATCGGCGTCGAGCTGGCTGTAGCGGCCGACTGCGCTCAGCTTGAGGTTGGGCGAAGGCATCCAATTGAGCTTGGCGGTGCCGGTCACCGACTCCGACCCGAGGTTGCGGGCGCCGCCGCGGGCATTGGGGGTGCCGTCGCTATGATAGAAGGACCCCGACACGGCGTAATCGAACGTGTCGGATGCACCGGCCGCCCGCGCGTTGCCGTTATAGGTGCCGAACGAGCCGCCCTCGGCGCGCGCGCTGAGCCCCGGAGCTTCGGCCCCGGAGAGCGTGATGTAATTGATTACCCCGCCGATCGCGTCCGATCCGTAAAGCGAGGATTGCTGGCCGCGCAACACTTCGATCCGTGCTGCAGGATCGGCCAGCAAGGTGCTGAAATCGAACTCGCCGACATAAGGGTCGGCGGCTTCGATGCCGTCGATCAGCACCAGCACCTGATTGCCCTCGGCGCCGCGGATGCGGACCTGGCCCTGGCCGGCAATGCTGTTCACCGCGACGCCGGGCACGTCGCGCAATATGTCGGAAACCCGGCGCGTCTGGCGCCGGTCGAGTGCTTCGGCATCGAGCACCGTCACCGATGCGCCGATCTGGTCCGCCCGCACGGCGTCGCCGGAGCGCGAAGCAGTGACGAGGATGGCGTCGCCAGGATTGGTCTGGTCTTGGTCGGCTTGCGCTAGAGCGGGCGAGGCCGCGGCAAGCGCGAGCATCGAAATCATGGTCTTCTTCATCAGGGATATCCCCGGCGTCATGAGCAACGTCGGCGGGGCGTGCCGTTCGCGAACGAACGGTCGGTGCGCGCCAGCGGGCGGACGCCTTTCGCGCCCGGCAACGTGCACCGATGCGGACCCGCCGCATGGGTTCGTCGCTCAGACGGAGTACCGTGCCTTGGCCTATCCCTGGACCATGGCAAGAGCGACCGGTGCGCTGGCAGGTCTCCTGGCTCGCGGGTCATAGCTTGATGCACGCCTTCCCAGGCCCTCGCTTGCGCTAAGGCCCAGTGGCTGCTCCCCCCGAGGAGGGCGCATGTGCATCGCGCTCGCCGCTTACAGTTGCAGGGACAGCCGCGGAGTTGGACGCCCGGGGGCACCCGCACCGCATTCCCTTTCAAGCCCCTTGCGGGGCACCGGCGCGATCATGAGAGAAGGGGTCGCCCCCGATCCTCAGGCGCGGGCAATAGGGAAATTTTCCGCTCAGGCAAGGGGGCCGGGCGCTGCCCGCGGTCTACGACGGGTTACGGCGCGCCTCCAGGACATCGGCCAGGCTCGTCCATTTCGCCGCGCCGGCGCTGTTCGCGATCATCGCCTCGACGAATGTCATTGTTCGCAGGCCATCGGCGATGCCCGGAAACCAGTCGACCGTGTCCCAGGCCGGCGGGCGCGTTTGGCCCGCGCGCAGGGCGTGGCCGAAGCTCCGGTAGAGGTTCGCGAACGCCTCGATATAGCCTTCTGGATGGCCCGCGGGGGTGCGCAGCCGGGCCGTAGTCGATGCCTCGAGGCCGGGGCCGCCCGCGCGGATTATCTCGGCCGGCCGGTCGAGCCAGCGGATCGTCAGCGTATTGGGCTCCATCTGCGACCAGTCGAGTCCGCCTTTCTCGCCATGAATGCGCAGGCGCAGGCCATTTTCGTCGCCCGCGGCGATCTGGCTCGCCTTGAGCACGCCGCGCGCGCCATTTTCGAACTGGAGCAGCGCGGCAATGTCGTCGTCGAGCCGGCGGCCGGGTACGTGCGTGGTGAGGTCGGCGCTGAGCTGCTCCACCGTTAGCCCCGAGACATGCTCGGTGAGCTGGAAGGCGTGAGTGCCGATATCGCCCAGGCAACCGCCCAGCCCGGCACGCGCCGGATCGGTACGCCACTCGGCCTGCTTGTTACCTTCGCGGTCGAGGGGACCGCTGAGCCAGCCTTGCGAATATTCGACCTGGACCAGCCGGATCTTGCCCAGATCGCCGCGCGCGACCCGGGCCCGCGCCTCCTCGACGAGCGGAAAGCCGCTATAGGTGAAGGTCAGGCCATAGAGTTTCCCGCTGCGCTGGACGGCCGCCTCGATGGCGAGCGCCTCCGCGAGGTCGAGCGCCATCGGCTTTTCGGACATGACGTGGAAGCCGGCATCCAGCGCGGCGATCGCGGCGGGGGCGTGGAGGTGGTTCGGGGTGACGATCGCCAATACCTCCATCCGCTCCTCCGCGGGCAAGGCGGATTCGCCGGCGAGCAGGGCGTCGAGTGTCGGATAGCTGCGCCCCGGGGCCAGGCCAAGCGCATCGGCGCTGCGCCGTCCGCGCTGGGCATCGCTGCTGAAAGCGCCGCAGACCAGGGCATAATCGCCGTCAAGCGCCGCGGCCATGCGATGCACTGCGCCGATGAAGGCACCTTCGCCGCCGCCGACCATGCCGTACCGGATCTTCGGCATAATGCGCATGTCTTGCCTCTCCTCCATAATTGCGTTCGAGCCGCCCGCGCGGGGTTGCGCCCGGCGCTACCTATCGGCAAGATGCTGTCAACGATGTCAACCAAAGGGTTGGCACGCCGGAGAGGTTTATGAGGTCCATGATCGCGCTGGTGCCCGCCGTGGCGGCTTTGTGCGCAGTGGTATGGGCGATGCCCCCCGCCATCGTGGCGAAGCCCGTACAGGATCCCGGAGCGCAGGCCTTCGCAACCTGTCGTGCATGCCATACGCTTGCTGCAGGCGGAAGAAGCGCGATGGGTCCCAATCTTCACGGGCTGTTCGGGCGCAAGGCCGGTTCGATCGCGGGCTTCAACTACAGCCCTGCGCTGAAGGCATCGAACGTCGTCTGGGACGCGAAGACGCTCGACCAATATATCGCCGCGCCTACCAAACGCGTCCCCGGCACCCGGATGGTGGTGAGCGTGGCCGATCCCGCCCGCCGCGCGGCGCTGATCGCCTA encodes:
- a CDS encoding gamma carbonic anhydrase family protein — translated: MPLYGFGGRQPQIGTEVWIAPSADVIGDVHLAELASVWFGAVIRADNTSILIGARSNIQEGAMLHSDPGAPCTVGEDVTVGHHAILHGCTIGDRVLIGMGATILNRAEIGEDCLVGAGALVTEGKIFPPGHLIVGSPARAVRPLDDMQKAMLRASASHYAQKQREYAFGLKRID
- a CDS encoding TonB-dependent receptor, whose translation is MTDRSKMRRYMGATSSWAALGLVLAFGGQALAQTAPDPTGTVVDESALQDEDAIVVVGSRASQQSANNRKKNARTATDSIVADDIGSFPDRNVNEAISRIPGVALSRNEFGEGDGVAVRGNGPDLTRVELDGIGVQSTNALAIAGASGRGSDLRELPAELVKSVDVVKGSTADMTEGSLGGTVQIKTRTGLDFKKPYASLRVGAGQNSLGKDWTPDVNGVLASRFFNDRLGVIASGSYSKLQNNAHGYENTTSNNRGYSRLYDFDNSPEKTFAFNPATVGTDAADVAIANATAPDGSTLTPRELVTLAAGAASKAQCLTIFPNASATAATGVRAQRILEQQTCLNQWNDYTPSLIRHFSNTQTDERYSFDARMDYRITDNLTFFAKGTIANRKVHDQNRSRTPVSLFNANLNGTFVDTATGYPRIRSVSPTAPAGYALFDPQYGFNNVANNATLGNVLNVVPGSVVVDSAHNVTQLTTTNNSVTIDQIENRIDTSTKYAQAGLEYRSDRLEIDLWGGYTKAVTSRGDMRTQRSYNYGDATLTLQPNGLWDIDLPANYDETNPSNFVQVAPATTALAAVVAGPNGPAVPAYSIAQQPLTTPNFQVQYTPALGEASEKIAKFDFAYKTDEILPFITRVKVGAMYRNNSISRWNNGGYTAKPAVGTFGTPGYVPAVIVPTAIVRGTLRACQPTATSSAAGGLSCNYGFVPSTNPANVRSGVDTLTPDQLRELFTRTLEPADSDYFGDLPNRGDLPPSWQGIRTDELFAALGASQFMNFDCLKECTASDGNVYAQPVTRANETIKNVYAMADFEQRLPLGLLFNGNVGVRGVFTTVEGSGLQTLSQVAVTASYNPANPNATAGIVTTSYSLPVTFDSSTTDWLPSFNFNLWGFNESLVLRLYGGKTIARPNVNNLVPAGTCVTFDERQALDPGADEFNCSGRIGNPGLKPFTAWNYNASLEWYPNADTMFSAAYGKLDVSVGNPIQVTELRQPFAGSAEVDPVTGAALADFTFLVPTFANGPGYKRSIWEFSAKTAFTFLPWFLKYTGADANFSILASAATSGQQDPLTGDVMLPPNESKYYTNASLWYDDGKLNLRVAYQKRSSRFSCITPCGGNTTDINYPGEQWTNVRLVAPGYNPGVPRFEDGSTFIDVKASYNITRNFQIYAEGRNMRREAQTVSTGEYVPFGDGTPRILRLNYGGRRIMGGVRVQFGN
- a CDS encoding DUF6491 family protein, producing MRRIWLLTSALLALGACAAPPIAGTAPQAQRACFWSSQVTGFADAGPDRALVHIGTRETWELTLSPGCPDVDWAMKLGVRARGGERICPGRPAELLVPNASESGFRRCLVRNVRRLSADEAAAARGI
- a CDS encoding aldo/keto reductase, giving the protein MIARRAFGRTGIEVSSCTFGTAALAGSDLMEAKAALSLAFERGVNAVEVDAGDSASIDLLGGMLQREGARDRMHVLARLTSLLPFDLPSPHVMVGQAYPGRQLRAETEALLRQLGVERLGIAMLHAWCPEWLREGDWIETLDRLRQEGKIAGFGISLFDHDVDAGLEAVTSGLIDAVEVMYNIFDQGAAAALFPLCQRHGVAVIARAPLYYGALAGANLARGDWRAGYFYDAHRKETEARAGRIAEPGEAISDLALRFAQSHPAVSTVAVGMRTRAQVEANLRAFEQGPLDPEQQGSMAKHAWLCLSPHRAGSSAVGRTS
- a CDS encoding TonB-dependent receptor plug domain-containing protein; the encoded protein is MKKTMISMLALAAASPALAQADQDQTNPGDAILVTASRSGDAVRADQIGASVTVLDAEALDRRQTRRVSDILRDVPGVAVNSIAGQGQVRIRGAEGNQVLVLIDGIEAADPYVGEFDFSTLLADPAARIEVLRGQQSSLYGSDAIGGVINYITLSGAEAPGLSARAEGGSFGTYNGNARAAGASDTFDYAVSGSFYHSDGTPNARGGARNLGSESVTGTAKLNWMPSPNLKLSAVGRYSQLDADSNNSELNPASPRFGTIVDSPGVRFNNRAFYGLVSAELTALDGRWTNALSAQFADTTRKGYNQAGLDSGDKGQRYKASFVSSFRFGTGSVVHRITGAVDLERESFRNITPSPFAFQGKRDTDNLGLVGQYELTVADRLSLGGSVRHDDNNRFGDPTTWRVQGSYRLPTDTRIRAAYGTGVKNPGYFELYGYSDGRYIGNPNLKPEKSEGWEAGIEQSFGEGRATIGATYFDSTLKDEIYTTYPAPIFVATPGNRTTDSRQHGVEIFVSARPIPQLRLDATYTYLDAEENGAEEVRRPKHLGSFNATVLSKDERFAGTLTVRYNGRMTDITFTDPTYASSPVVSLQEFVLVNFNADYKISDKVSLFGRVENLFDERYEEVFSFATQGRGAFGGVRVAF
- a CDS encoding Gfo/Idh/MocA family protein, which gives rise to MPKIRYGMVGGGEGAFIGAVHRMAAALDGDYALVCGAFSSDAQRGRRSADALGLAPGRSYPTLDALLAGESALPAEERMEVLAIVTPNHLHAPAAIAALDAGFHVMSEKPMALDLAEALAIEAAVQRSGKLYGLTFTYSGFPLVEEARARVARGDLGKIRLVQVEYSQGWLSGPLDREGNKQAEWRTDPARAGLGGCLGDIGTHAFQLTEHVSGLTVEQLSADLTTHVPGRRLDDDIAALLQFENGARGVLKASQIAAGDENGLRLRIHGEKGGLDWSQMEPNTLTIRWLDRPAEIIRAGGPGLEASTTARLRTPAGHPEGYIEAFANLYRSFGHALRAGQTRPPAWDTVDWFPGIADGLRTMTFVEAMIANSAGAAKWTSLADVLEARRNPS
- a CDS encoding c-type cytochrome; this translates as MRSMIALVPAVAALCAVVWAMPPAIVAKPVQDPGAQAFATCRACHTLAAGGRSAMGPNLHGLFGRKAGSIAGFNYSPALKASNVVWDAKTLDQYIAAPTKRVPGTRMVVSVADPARRAALIAYLKAETSKK